In Erigeron canadensis isolate Cc75 chromosome 6, C_canadensis_v1, whole genome shotgun sequence, the following are encoded in one genomic region:
- the LOC122606283 gene encoding GDSL esterase/lipase EXL3-like — translation MMKVIFFCLYVSLCIHCSKGNLNIPKKVAVSAVIAFGDSVLDQGNNNYFTSVIKANFPPCGRDFSGGIPTGRFCNGKTLADVFAARFGVKEYLPAYLDPHIQDKDLQTGVSFASGGSGYDPLTPIITSSIPLSVQLGFFKQYIGRLKKNIGEEAANATITNSMFLVSSSSNDFLSNYFTVSTRRLHYDVPAYVNMLVDLAVTFVQEIQKLGARKIAVLGAPPLGCTPIGRTIGAGVQRSCVDKFNKAAELFNNMLKQQLQLLSTSLPQSRVAFIDLYTPFINIVKNPQQYGLEVTERGCCGSGTIEYSFLCNKLIPSCFNDSKFLYWDSIHLTEIGYSIYADHVLPDLVKNLF, via the exons ATGATGAAggttattttcttttgtttgtacGTGTCTCTTTGCATACATTGTAGCAAAGGAAACCTAAACATACCAAAGAAAGTGGCCGTGTCAGCAGTCATAGCGTTTGGAGACTCCGTGCTGGATCAGGGGAACAATAACTATTTCACATCTGTGATTAAGGCTAATTTCCCCCCTTGCGGAAGAGATTTTTCAGGTGGTATACCAACAGGAAGGTTCTGCAATGGGAAAACACTCGCTGATGTTTTTG CCGCCAGATTTGGAGTAAAGGAGTATCTTCCAGCATATCTAGACCCTCACATACAGGACAAAGATCTTCAAACTGGAGTTAGTTTTGCTTCTGGTGGCTCTGGATATGACCCTCTAACACCCATAATAACG TCTTCTATACCACTATCGGTTCAATTGGGCTTCTTCAAACAATACATAGGGAGGCTCAAGAAAAACATTGGGGAAGAAGCTGCAAATGCTACAATTACCAACAGCATGTTTCTTGTTTCATCGAGTAGCAACGATTTTCTCTCAAATTACTTTACTGTTTCCACTAGAAGATTGCATTATGATGTCCCTGCATATGTTAATATGTTGGTAGACTTAGCCGTCACCTTTGTACAG GAAATACAAAAACTGGGAGCAAGAAAAATAGCTGTCCTTGGCGCACCACCACTCGGATGTACACCAATTGGGAGAACGATAGGTGCAGGAGTACAAAGAAGTTGTGTAGACAAGTTCAATAAAGCGGCAGAGTTGTTTAACAACATGCTAAAACAACAGTTGCAATTACTTTCAACTAGTCTTCCTCAGTCCAGGGTTGCCTTCATTGATTTGTACACGCCTTTTATAAATATCGTTAAAAACCCTCAGCAATACG GCTTGGAAGTTACGGAGAGAGGCTGTTGTGGATCTGGAACGATAGAGTACAGTTTTCTGTGTAACAAGCTCATTCCTTCATGCTTCAATGACTCTAAGTTCTTATACTGGGATAGTATCCACCTGACAGAGATTGGATATAGCATCTACGCCGACCATGTTCTACCAGATTTGGTGAAAAATTTGTTCTAA